In Candidatus Roseilinea sp., one DNA window encodes the following:
- the rpsL gene encoding 30S ribosomal protein S12 — MPTINQLVRKGRKPKRSLSKAPQLQFTTNSLKGGKRTIQPKGAPQKRGVCTVVRTQTPKKPNSALRKVARVRLSNGAEVTAYIPGEGHKLQEHSVVLVRGGRVKDLPGVRYHIVRGALDAEGVEKRAQGRSKYGAKRPKAGAAAAAGKGGKK; from the coding sequence ATGCCGACGATCAACCAACTGGTCCGCAAGGGCCGCAAACCGAAGCGCTCGCTGAGCAAGGCGCCGCAACTGCAGTTTACGACGAACTCGCTGAAGGGCGGCAAGCGGACGATTCAGCCGAAGGGCGCGCCGCAAAAGCGCGGCGTGTGCACCGTGGTGCGCACCCAAACGCCGAAGAAGCCGAATTCGGCGTTGCGCAAGGTTGCGCGCGTGCGCCTGAGTAACGGCGCGGAAGTGACAGCTTACATTCCGGGTGAGGGCCACAAACTGCAAGAGCACTCCGTCGTGCTCGTGCGCGGCGGCCGCGTGAAAGACTTGCCAGGAGTGCGCTATCACATCGTGCGCGGGGCGCTCGATGCCGAAGGTGTCGAAAAGCGCGCGCAGGGGCGCTCGAAGTACGGCGCCAAGCGGCCCAAGGCCGGCGCGGCCGCAGCGGCCGGCAAGGGCGGTAAGAAGTGA
- the rpsG gene encoding 30S ribosomal protein S7 has product MPRRNSPPKRVVPPDIKYGSERVQRLINRIMMRGKKSVAQRIVYTSFALVEERAKKPAIQVFEEAIKNLSPAVEVKPRRVGGATLQVPVEVNPYRQESLAMRWLIHAARERPGKSMAEKLAAELLDAANNTGNAIKRREETHKAAEANRAFAHFRW; this is encoded by the coding sequence ATGCCAAGACGAAACTCACCTCCGAAGCGAGTCGTGCCGCCGGATATCAAATACGGCAGTGAACGCGTGCAGCGGCTGATCAACCGCATCATGATGCGCGGCAAGAAGAGCGTCGCTCAGCGCATCGTCTATACCAGCTTCGCACTGGTCGAAGAGCGCGCTAAGAAGCCGGCGATTCAGGTCTTCGAGGAAGCGATCAAAAACCTGTCGCCCGCCGTCGAGGTGAAGCCCCGGCGCGTGGGCGGCGCGACGCTGCAGGTGCCGGTCGAGGTCAATCCGTACCGGCAGGAGAGCCTGGCCATGCGCTGGCTGATCCACGCAGCCCGCGAACGGCCGGGGAAGTCAATGGCCGAGAAGTTGGCAGCCGAATTGCTGGACGCGGCCAACAACACCGGCAATGCGATCAAGCGGCGCGAGGAGACGCATAAAGCAGCGGAAGCTAACCGCGCCTTCGCGCACTTCCGCTGGTGA
- the fusA gene encoding elongation factor G: MAKEYPLEKVRNIGIIAHIDAGKTTTSERILYYTGKTYKIGEVHEGAATMDYMAQEQERGITITAAATVCYWKDYQINLIDTPGHIDFTAEVQRSLRVLDGGVVVFDGVAGVEPQSETVWRQADKYGVPRICFVNKLDRTGASLERCVEMIVDRLAAKPLVMQMPVGIEADFSGIIDLIEMKYYTFEGEKGVNVVAHEVPAEYLEAAQKAREKLIETVAETDDALLEKYLAGETPTVEELKPAIRRGTIARSFFPVFCGSALKNKGVQLVLNAVCDYLPSPLDIPPQEAINPKTGETVIRRADPKEPFAALVFKVITDPTGMGKLSFFRVYSGRVNQGDMVLNSTKGKTERMARLYQMHANKREPITEVTAGNIGVSQGLKEAITGDTLCDPNNPVLLESISFPEPVVKLAIEPKTVTDQDRMSKALKALSDEDPTLHVATDEETGQTTLAGMGELHLDVIVDRMKREYNVDVRVGRPMVAYRETITRPAKQRTVFKRQSGGKGQYGDVAIEIEPSEKGKGFVFLNEIVGGAIPKEYIPAVERGIREALEAGVIAGYPMVDVTVHLVDGSFHEVDSSEMAFKIAGSMAIKEAVQKAGGVILEPMMRVEVIVPDEFTGAVVGDLNSRRGLINSIEQRGNAQAIRAHVPLAEMFGYATDLRGMTQGRGQFVMEFDHYAELPKNLADELIHGKATSKDGKK; this comes from the coding sequence ATGGCTAAGGAATATCCACTCGAGAAAGTTCGGAATATCGGGATCATCGCGCATATTGACGCGGGCAAGACCACCACGTCGGAGCGCATCCTGTACTACACCGGCAAGACCTACAAGATCGGTGAGGTACACGAGGGCGCAGCGACCATGGACTACATGGCCCAAGAGCAAGAGCGCGGCATTACGATCACGGCTGCGGCCACGGTGTGCTATTGGAAGGACTATCAGATCAACCTGATTGACACACCCGGTCACATTGACTTTACCGCCGAGGTGCAGCGCAGCCTGCGCGTGCTCGACGGCGGCGTGGTCGTGTTCGACGGCGTCGCCGGTGTCGAGCCGCAGTCGGAGACGGTGTGGCGCCAAGCTGACAAATACGGCGTCCCGCGCATTTGCTTTGTCAACAAGCTCGATCGAACCGGCGCCAGCTTGGAGCGCTGCGTGGAGATGATCGTGGATCGCCTCGCCGCCAAGCCGCTGGTCATGCAAATGCCCGTCGGCATCGAGGCCGACTTCAGCGGCATCATTGACCTGATCGAGATGAAGTATTACACCTTCGAGGGCGAGAAGGGCGTTAACGTCGTCGCACATGAGGTGCCGGCTGAGTATCTCGAAGCGGCACAAAAAGCGCGCGAGAAGTTGATCGAGACGGTTGCGGAGACCGACGACGCACTGCTGGAGAAGTATCTCGCCGGCGAGACGCCGACGGTCGAGGAGTTGAAGCCGGCCATCCGCCGCGGTACCATCGCGCGCAGCTTCTTCCCGGTCTTCTGTGGCTCTGCCTTGAAGAACAAGGGCGTACAGCTCGTCCTGAACGCGGTGTGCGATTACCTGCCATCGCCGCTGGATATTCCGCCTCAAGAAGCCATCAACCCGAAGACCGGCGAGACGGTCATTCGCCGCGCCGATCCGAAGGAGCCCTTTGCCGCCTTGGTGTTCAAGGTCATCACCGACCCAACAGGGATGGGCAAGCTCTCGTTCTTCCGCGTCTATAGCGGCAGGGTCAACCAGGGCGATATGGTGCTCAACTCGACGAAAGGCAAGACCGAGCGCATGGCTCGTCTGTATCAGATGCATGCCAACAAGCGCGAGCCGATCACCGAAGTGACCGCCGGCAACATCGGCGTGTCGCAGGGGCTGAAGGAGGCAATCACCGGCGACACATTGTGCGATCCGAACAACCCGGTGCTGCTCGAGTCCATTTCCTTCCCCGAGCCGGTGGTGAAGTTGGCCATCGAGCCGAAGACCGTCACCGATCAGGATCGCATGAGCAAGGCGCTCAAGGCGTTAAGCGACGAAGACCCCACGTTGCATGTGGCGACCGATGAGGAAACTGGCCAGACCACGCTGGCCGGTATGGGCGAGCTGCATCTCGACGTGATCGTGGATCGCATGAAGCGCGAATACAACGTGGATGTGCGCGTCGGTCGCCCGATGGTGGCTTATCGCGAGACGATCACGCGCCCGGCCAAGCAGCGCACCGTCTTCAAGCGCCAGTCGGGCGGCAAAGGCCAGTATGGCGATGTCGCCATCGAGATCGAGCCGAGCGAGAAGGGCAAAGGCTTCGTCTTCCTCAATGAGATCGTCGGCGGTGCGATTCCCAAGGAGTACATCCCGGCGGTAGAGCGCGGCATCCGTGAGGCGCTGGAAGCGGGCGTCATCGCCGGCTATCCGATGGTGGACGTGACCGTGCATTTGGTGGACGGTTCGTTCCACGAGGTGGACTCGTCGGAGATGGCGTTCAAGATCGCCGGCTCGATGGCGATCAAAGAGGCCGTGCAGAAAGCCGGCGGCGTCATCCTCGAGCCGATGATGCGCGTTGAGGTGATCGTGCCGGATGAATTCACCGGCGCAGTCGTGGGCGATTTGAACTCGCGACGCGGCTTGATCAACTCGATCGAGCAGCGCGGCAACGCGCAGGCAATTCGCGCGCATGTGCCGCTGGCCGAGATGTTCGGTTATGCGACCGATCTGCGCGGCATGACCCAGGGGCGCGGCCAATTTGTGATGGAATTCGACCATTACGCCGAACTGCCCAAGAACTTGGCCGACGAGCTGATTCACGGCAAAGCGACGAGCAAGGATGGGAAGAAGTGA
- a CDS encoding elongation factor Tu — MAKEKFVRTKPHVNIGTMGHIDHGKTTLTAAITKVLALKGKAQFMAYDQIDKAPEERERGITISIAHVEYETDKRHYAHVDMPGHRDYIKNMITGAAQVDGAILVVAAPDGPMPQTKEHVLLARQVEVPSIVVFLNKVDMMDDPELLELVEMELRELLNKYGYPGDETPIVRGSAKQALDSPSTDINAPEYKCILELMDVVDNYIPTPVRAVDKPFMMPIEDVFSIKGRGTVVTGRIERGTVKVGDTVEIVGLRETRSTVVTGLEMFHKVLDVAEAGDNCGVLLRGIERDDVERGMVLAKPGSIKPHDEFEAQVYVLRKDEGGRHKSFFSGYRPQFYIRTMDVTGEVQLPEGVEMVMPGDNVTMRVKLIAPVALEQGSKFAIREGGLTVGAGSITKVFE; from the coding sequence ATGGCGAAGGAGAAATTCGTACGGACGAAGCCGCACGTGAACATCGGGACGATGGGACACATTGACCACGGGAAGACGACGTTGACGGCGGCGATCACGAAGGTGCTGGCGCTGAAGGGCAAAGCGCAGTTCATGGCGTATGACCAGATTGACAAAGCGCCGGAGGAGCGCGAGCGCGGGATCACCATCTCGATTGCGCACGTGGAATACGAGACGGACAAGCGGCACTATGCGCACGTGGACATGCCGGGGCATCGAGACTACATCAAGAACATGATCACGGGGGCGGCGCAGGTGGACGGGGCGATCCTGGTGGTGGCGGCGCCGGACGGGCCGATGCCGCAGACCAAGGAGCACGTGCTGCTGGCGCGGCAGGTGGAAGTGCCGAGCATCGTGGTGTTTCTGAACAAGGTGGACATGATGGACGACCCGGAGCTGCTGGAGCTGGTGGAGATGGAGCTGCGGGAGTTGCTGAACAAGTATGGATATCCGGGGGACGAGACGCCGATCGTGCGCGGGAGCGCGAAGCAGGCGTTGGACAGTCCGAGCACGGACATCAACGCGCCGGAATACAAGTGCATCTTGGAGTTGATGGACGTGGTGGACAACTACATTCCGACGCCGGTGCGGGCGGTGGACAAGCCGTTCATGATGCCGATCGAGGACGTGTTCAGCATCAAAGGCCGCGGGACGGTGGTGACGGGGCGGATCGAGCGCGGGACGGTGAAGGTCGGAGACACGGTAGAGATCGTGGGGCTGCGGGAGACGCGGAGCACGGTGGTGACGGGGTTGGAGATGTTCCACAAGGTGCTGGACGTGGCGGAAGCAGGGGACAACTGCGGGGTGCTGCTGCGCGGGATCGAGCGGGACGATGTGGAGCGGGGGATGGTGCTGGCGAAGCCGGGGAGCATCAAGCCGCACGACGAGTTCGAGGCGCAGGTGTATGTGTTGAGGAAGGATGAGGGGGGACGGCACAAGTCGTTCTTCAGCGGGTATCGGCCGCAGTTCTACATTCGGACGATGGACGTGACGGGGGAGGTGCAGTTGCCGGAAGGGGTGGAGATGGTGATGCCAGGGGACAACGTGACGATGCGGGTGAAGCTGATCGCGCCGGTGGCGTTGGAGCAGGGGTCGAAGTTTGCGATCCGGGAAGGGGGGCTGACGGTCGGCGCGGGCTCGATCACCAAGGTGTTCGAGTAG
- the rpsJ gene encoding 30S ribosomal protein S10: protein MAKQRLRIRLKAYDHRALDRSAQQIVETAERTGATVVGPVPLPVKIERYTVRRSPFIDKDSHEHFEIRTHKRLIDVLDPDSKTIDTLMRLNLPAGVDIEIKL from the coding sequence ATGGCTAAGCAACGACTTCGCATCCGTCTGAAGGCATACGACCACCGCGCGCTCGATCGCTCGGCGCAGCAGATCGTGGAGACGGCTGAGCGCACCGGTGCGACGGTGGTCGGCCCGGTGCCGCTGCCGGTGAAGATCGAGCGCTACACCGTGCGGCGTTCGCCCTTCATTGACAAGGACTCGCACGAACACTTCGAGATCCGGACGCACAAGCGCTTGATAGACGTGCTCGACCCAGACTCGAAGACGATTGACACGCTGATGCGGTTGAATTTACCCGCCGGCGTGGATATCGAGATCAAGCTATAG
- the rplC gene encoding 50S ribosomal protein L3 translates to MKKLIGRKVGMTQLFDEKGNVTGVTVIEAGPNYVTQVKTAEKDGYNAIQLGFGEVKAKKLTRGELGHLGLLKPNDKHPNRRKLEGVPPLKYLEEARVKEITYKEGDIIKADIFAVGEYVDVTGTMKGRGFSGGIKRHGFHRQKKTHGASDRERAPGSIGAGTTPGRVPKGRRMAGHYGNTRVTAMNARVMLVDPERNLIAVSGSVPGAKGGIVVIKEARKGGKK, encoded by the coding sequence ATGAAGAAACTGATCGGACGTAAGGTGGGGATGACGCAACTCTTCGACGAGAAGGGCAATGTCACCGGCGTGACGGTCATCGAAGCCGGCCCCAACTATGTAACGCAAGTGAAGACCGCCGAGAAGGACGGCTATAACGCCATTCAGCTCGGCTTCGGCGAGGTGAAGGCGAAGAAGCTCACGCGCGGTGAGCTGGGCCATCTCGGCCTGCTCAAGCCGAACGACAAACACCCGAACCGACGCAAGCTGGAGGGTGTTCCGCCGCTCAAATATCTCGAAGAAGCGCGCGTGAAAGAGATTACATACAAGGAAGGCGACATCATCAAGGCCGACATCTTCGCCGTAGGCGAATATGTGGACGTCACCGGCACGATGAAGGGTCGCGGGTTCAGCGGCGGCATCAAGCGCCACGGCTTCCATCGCCAAAAGAAGACGCACGGCGCATCCGACCGCGAACGCGCGCCTGGTTCGATTGGCGCAGGCACGACGCCGGGGCGCGTGCCGAAGGGACGCCGCATGGCCGGCCACTACGGCAATACCCGGGTGACGGCGATGAACGCTCGAGTGATGCTCGTGGACCCGGAACGGAATTTGATTGCCGTGTCGGGGTCGGTTCCCGGCGCGAAAGGCGGCATCGTCGTGATCAAGGAAGCGCGCAAGGGTGGGAAGAAGTAG
- the rplD gene encoding 50S ribosomal protein L4, which translates to MKVPVKNLKGELVSEVELPDSIFAARISQPLMHQALLRQNANAHLGTHKVKTRGEVNRTTKKVYRQKGTGNARQGSRKAPHWVGGGVAFGPVVRSYQQDMPKKMRRAAIRSALSQKAADQQIVIVDKLEMSAPKTKEFAAAMEALGVTKGLVVLPGRMEAVEKSASNLANVKTLHANYLNIRDIFKYDQLVMPLDTLEVIKAWLG; encoded by the coding sequence ATGAAAGTTCCAGTCAAGAATCTCAAGGGCGAGTTGGTCAGCGAGGTAGAGCTGCCGGATAGCATCTTCGCAGCTCGGATCAGCCAACCACTCATGCACCAGGCGTTGTTGCGCCAGAACGCCAACGCCCACCTAGGCACGCATAAGGTGAAGACGCGCGGCGAGGTCAACCGCACCACCAAGAAGGTGTATCGTCAAAAGGGCACCGGCAACGCCCGCCAGGGGAGCCGCAAGGCGCCGCATTGGGTGGGGGGCGGCGTGGCGTTCGGCCCGGTCGTGCGCAGCTATCAGCAGGACATGCCCAAGAAGATGCGCCGTGCGGCAATCCGCAGTGCCCTATCGCAGAAGGCCGCCGATCAGCAGATCGTGATCGTGGACAAGCTGGAGATGAGCGCGCCCAAGACGAAGGAGTTTGCTGCAGCGATGGAAGCGCTGGGTGTGACCAAGGGGCTGGTTGTGCTGCCGGGGCGGATGGAAGCGGTTGAAAAGTCGGCGAGCAACCTTGCCAACGTAAAGACCTTGCACGCCAACTATCTCAACATTCGCGACATCTTCAAGTATGACCAGTTGGTGATGCCGCTGGATACCCTCGAGGTGATCAAAGCCTGGTTGGGGTAG
- the rplW gene encoding 50S ribosomal protein L23, which yields MHPYEVLKRPLITEKTQWQVGYEKPQYVFEVDPRANKQQIKEAVELAFNVTVTRVNIIVMPEKRRRSPRSRITGRKAKHIQRSPQWKKAIVQVSEKDRIPLFEGVA from the coding sequence ATGCATCCGTATGAAGTTTTGAAGCGCCCGCTCATCACCGAGAAGACACAGTGGCAGGTCGGCTACGAAAAGCCGCAATACGTCTTCGAGGTGGATCCGCGCGCGAACAAGCAACAGATCAAAGAGGCGGTTGAACTGGCGTTCAACGTGACGGTGACGCGCGTCAACATCATCGTGATGCCGGAGAAGCGCCGCCGCAGCCCGCGCAGCCGCATCACCGGCCGCAAAGCGAAGCACATCCAGCGCTCGCCGCAGTGGAAGAAGGCCATCGTGCAGGTGAGTGAAAAGGATCGCATCCCGCTCTTCGAAGGAGTTGCGTAG
- the rplB gene encoding 50S ribosomal protein L2: MPVKTYKPTTPSRRGMTVSDFAEITTDEPEKSLLTDLRGTGGRNMRGKVTTRHRGGGVKRAYRIVDFKRNKIGVPARVATIEYDPNRSARIALLHYADGEKRYILAPIGLQVGDEVMSGPDAEIRPGNALPLANIPLGAMVHNVELRPGKGGQLVRSAGAGAQVLAKEGEYVTLRMPSGEVRMVLQTCMATIGQVGNVDHSNVKLGKAGRKRWLGVRPTVRGSAMSPRDHPHGGGEGRSPIGKDAPRTPWGKKALGVKTRRNKRTNHLIVRRREKKRKK; the protein is encoded by the coding sequence ATGCCAGTCAAGACTTATAAACCGACGACGCCCAGCCGCCGCGGCATGACCGTGAGCGACTTCGCGGAGATCACCACCGACGAGCCGGAGAAGTCGCTGCTGACCGATCTGCGCGGAACCGGCGGCCGCAATATGCGCGGTAAGGTGACCACGCGCCACAGAGGCGGTGGCGTCAAGCGCGCCTATCGCATCGTTGATTTCAAGCGGAATAAGATCGGTGTCCCGGCGCGCGTCGCAACCATCGAATACGATCCCAATCGCTCGGCGCGCATCGCGCTGTTGCACTACGCCGATGGCGAGAAGCGCTACATCCTTGCGCCGATCGGCTTGCAGGTGGGCGACGAAGTGATGAGCGGGCCGGACGCCGAGATTCGCCCCGGCAACGCGTTGCCGTTGGCCAATATTCCACTCGGCGCGATGGTGCACAACGTCGAGCTACGGCCGGGCAAGGGCGGCCAGCTCGTTCGCTCGGCCGGTGCCGGCGCTCAAGTGCTGGCCAAGGAGGGCGAGTACGTCACGTTGCGCATGCCCAGCGGCGAGGTGCGCATGGTGCTGCAGACCTGCATGGCCACGATCGGCCAGGTCGGCAATGTGGATCACAGCAACGTCAAGCTGGGCAAAGCCGGGCGCAAGCGCTGGTTGGGGGTTCGACCGACGGTGCGCGGCTCGGCCATGTCGCCGCGCGACCATCCACACGGGGGTGGCGAGGGCCGTTCGCCGATCGGCAAGGACGCACCGCGCACACCGTGGGGCAAAAAGGCACTGGGTGTGAAGACCCGCCGCAATAAGCGCACGAATCATCTGATCGTGCGCCGGCGGGAGAAGAAGCGCAAGAAGTAG
- a CDS encoding 30S ribosomal protein S19 — MSRSLKKGPYVQAKLLKRIEAMNTRGEKKVIKTWSRASTIFPQMVGHTIAVHDGRRHIPIYITENMVGHKLGEFAPTRTFRGHITKEEKGGGKE, encoded by the coding sequence ATGTCTAGATCACTCAAGAAAGGACCGTACGTGCAGGCCAAGCTGCTGAAGCGGATCGAGGCGATGAATACCCGCGGCGAAAAGAAGGTCATCAAGACCTGGTCGCGCGCTTCGACCATCTTCCCGCAGATGGTCGGTCATACCATCGCGGTTCACGACGGCCGCCGGCACATCCCCATCTACATCACCGAGAACATGGTGGGGCACAAGCTGGGTGAGTTTGCGCCGACCCGCACCTTCCGCGGTCACATTACCAAGGAAGAGAAGGGCGGCGGCAAGGAGTGA
- the rplV gene encoding 50S ribosomal protein L22 → MAKLADNEVRAVARYVGMSPQKVRLVADLVRGKKAKEALEILRFTPKAAAEPVSKVIASAMANAVENKQFTEADLVISQIYVDGGPIRRWRRFAARGRFRPIERKSAHITVVLREAADED, encoded by the coding sequence ATGGCTAAACTGGCTGACAATGAGGTACGCGCCGTGGCGCGCTACGTCGGCATGTCGCCGCAGAAGGTGCGCCTGGTGGCCGACCTAGTGCGCGGCAAGAAAGCCAAAGAAGCGCTCGAAATCCTGCGCTTCACCCCGAAAGCGGCTGCCGAGCCGGTGAGCAAGGTGATCGCTTCGGCGATGGCTAATGCAGTCGAAAACAAACAGTTCACCGAGGCCGATCTGGTCATCAGCCAGATCTACGTGGATGGCGGGCCGATACGGCGCTGGCGGCGCTTCGCAGCGCGCGGTCGCTTCCGGCCCATCGAGCGCAAAAGCGCACATATCACGGTGGTCTTGCGGGAAGCAGCAGATGAAGACTAG
- the rpsC gene encoding 30S ribosomal protein S3 yields the protein MGRKVHPYGFRLGIIRDWKSRWYAPKREYTKLLLEDMQLREYLRSKMDAENAGVSDITIERFPPNQLHVVVHTARPGVVIGRKGAAVKEIREGIEKMTGKRVKLDIEEIVKPDLVAQLVADNIAQQIERRIPHNRAMKKAIQSAMQRGALGIKIECAGRLNGSDMKRTDKLMEGRIPRNTLRADIDFAKAEADTTYGKIGVKVWIYKGDVLPDMPQEELTRPSRTQQQGPRDRRERRGGRGSRRAGGERGERQASASQAAAESSNGAAPAGG from the coding sequence ATGGGACGCAAAGTTCATCCATATGGATTCAGGCTCGGCATCATCCGAGACTGGAAGAGCCGCTGGTATGCGCCCAAGCGCGAATACACCAAGTTGCTCTTGGAGGACATGCAATTGCGCGAGTATCTGCGCAGCAAGATGGATGCCGAGAACGCCGGGGTGTCCGACATCACCATCGAACGCTTCCCGCCGAACCAGTTGCATGTGGTCGTGCACACGGCGCGGCCCGGCGTGGTCATCGGCCGTAAAGGCGCTGCGGTGAAGGAGATCCGCGAAGGCATCGAGAAGATGACCGGCAAGCGGGTCAAGCTCGACATCGAGGAGATCGTCAAGCCGGATCTCGTCGCCCAACTGGTGGCGGACAACATCGCGCAGCAGATCGAGCGGCGCATCCCGCACAACCGGGCGATGAAGAAAGCGATCCAGAGCGCGATGCAGCGCGGGGCGCTGGGCATCAAGATCGAATGCGCCGGGCGCCTGAACGGCAGCGACATGAAGCGCACCGACAAGCTGATGGAAGGCCGCATTCCGCGCAACACGCTGCGCGCCGACATTGACTTCGCCAAAGCAGAGGCCGACACCACCTACGGCAAGATCGGTGTGAAGGTCTGGATTTACAAGGGCGATGTATTGCCCGACATGCCGCAGGAGGAGCTCACACGGCCGTCGCGCACACAGCAGCAAGGGCCACGCGACCGCCGCGAGCGACGTGGCGGTCGCGGATCGCGCCGCGCGGGCGGCGAACGCGGCGAGCGTCAAGCTTCAGCCTCGCAAGCCGCCGCGGAGTCGAGCAACGGTGCTGCGCCGGCAGGCGGGTGA
- the rplP gene encoding 50S ribosomal protein L16, with translation MLMPKRVKYRKQMRGRMKGVASRGNTIEAGEFGLQALEPAWVTARQIEAVRRVIVREMKRRGKMWIRIFPDKPVTAKPAETRMGKGKGSVDHWVAVVKPGRIMFEVSGVPESVARTALTQAAYKLPMKTQVVAESQMEG, from the coding sequence ATGTTGATGCCGAAGAGAGTGAAATATCGCAAGCAGATGCGCGGGCGCATGAAGGGCGTCGCCAGCCGCGGCAACACGATTGAGGCCGGCGAATTCGGCCTGCAAGCGCTGGAGCCGGCATGGGTGACGGCCCGGCAGATCGAGGCCGTGCGCCGCGTGATCGTGCGCGAAATGAAGCGCCGCGGCAAGATGTGGATTCGCATCTTCCCGGATAAGCCGGTGACGGCGAAGCCGGCTGAGACCCGCATGGGCAAGGGCAAGGGCTCGGTAGATCATTGGGTGGCCGTGGTCAAGCCCGGTCGCATCATGTTCGAGGTTTCGGGCGTGCCTGAGAGCGTCGCCCGAACCGCGTTGACTCAGGCGGCCTACAAGCTGCCGATGAAAACGCAGGTGGTGGCCGAGTCGCAGATGGAAGGATGA
- the rpmC gene encoding 50S ribosomal protein L29, translated as MQARELSKLPTPELEAKLDDAYRELFNLRFQRAQGQLTDTNSIKRVRHDIARIKTILRQRELAAQITAQSAKSGEKA; from the coding sequence ATGCAAGCGCGTGAATTGAGCAAACTGCCGACGCCGGAATTGGAGGCTAAGTTGGACGACGCTTATCGTGAGCTGTTCAACCTCCGCTTCCAGCGCGCCCAGGGACAGTTGACCGATACGAACAGCATCAAGCGCGTGCGTCACGATATCGCGCGCATCAAGACGATCTTGCGCCAGCGTGAGCTGGCGGCGCAGATCACTGCGCAGTCGGCAAAAAGCGGCGAGAAAGCGTGA
- the rplN gene encoding 50S ribosomal protein L14: MIQQETRLQVADNTGAKELLCMHIHGGHRRRYGRVGDVITATVKSASPTADVKKSSVVKAVIVRVAKEYRRPDGSYIRFDDNAAVILSDDEVNPRGTRIFGPVARELRDKGFMKIISLAPEVL, encoded by the coding sequence ATGATTCAGCAGGAGACGCGATTGCAGGTGGCGGATAACACCGGCGCCAAGGAGCTGCTGTGCATGCACATTCACGGCGGCCATCGGCGGCGCTATGGGCGCGTCGGCGATGTGATCACGGCCACGGTCAAGTCGGCCAGCCCGACCGCCGATGTGAAGAAGAGTTCGGTCGTCAAAGCGGTCATCGTTCGCGTGGCGAAGGAGTATCGCCGCCCCGACGGTTCATACATCCGCTTCGATGACAACGCCGCGGTGATCCTGAGCGACGACGAAGTCAACCCGCGAGGCACGCGCATCTTCGGCCCGGTGGCGCGCGAACTGCGCGACAAGGGCTTCATGAAGATCATTTCGCTCGCGCCCGAGGTGCTATAG
- the rplX gene encoding 50S ribosomal protein L24: protein MKIKKGDTVLVITGEYKGKRGEVVRTIPKEDKIVVKGVNIAKKHAKPRRAGRRVVQTGIIDVEMPIHVSNVKLIAPSGQPTRVNYRIVDGVKKRYSNKLDEVLD from the coding sequence ATGAAGATCAAGAAAGGCGACACCGTGCTGGTGATCACCGGCGAATACAAAGGCAAACGCGGCGAGGTGGTGCGCACGATCCCCAAGGAAGACAAGATCGTGGTGAAAGGTGTGAACATCGCCAAGAAGCACGCTAAGCCGCGCCGCGCCGGTCGCCGCGTGGTTCAGACCGGCATCATTGACGTGGAGATGCCGATACACGTCTCCAACGTCAAGCTGATTGCGCCCAGTGGCCAGCCGACCCGCGTGAACTATCGCATCGTGGACGGTGTGAAGAAACGCTATTCGAACAAGTTGGACGAGGTGCTGGATTAG
- the rplE gene encoding 50S ribosomal protein L5: MADFRKQYLEEIRPALMKEFGYKNIMQVPKIEKIVVNIGVGRESADNPKAVDFAVNDLAAITGQKPIVTKARKSIAGFKLREGRPIGVKVTLRGKRMYDFLYRLIHFALPRVRDFRGVSPDAFDGRGNYTLGLREQIIFPEIDYDKIDKVRGMEVTIVTTAKTDDEGRAMLRAFGMPFSKPGDSR, from the coding sequence ATGGCCGATTTCAGAAAGCAATATCTCGAAGAGATTCGACCGGCCCTCATGAAAGAGTTCGGCTACAAGAACATCATGCAGGTGCCGAAGATCGAAAAGATCGTCGTCAACATCGGCGTGGGGCGCGAATCGGCCGACAATCCCAAGGCGGTTGACTTCGCCGTCAACGACCTGGCCGCGATCACCGGGCAAAAGCCCATCGTGACCAAGGCGCGCAAGTCCATCGCCGGCTTCAAGCTGCGCGAAGGCCGGCCGATCGGCGTGAAGGTGACGCTGCGCGGCAAGCGCATGTACGACTTCCTGTATCGCCTGATCCATTTCGCCTTGCCGCGCGTGCGCGACTTCCGAGGGGTGTCGCCCGACGCATTCGACGGTCGCGGCAACTACACGCTCGGCCTTCGGGAACAGATCATCTTCCCGGAGATTGACTACGACAAAATTGATAAGGTGCGCGGCATGGAAGTGACGATCGTCACCACGGCCAAGACCGATGACGAGGGACGGGCCATGCTGCGCGCGTTCGGCATGCCGTTCAGCAAACCAGGAGATAGCAGGTAA